CAGATCTTCACCCGCCAAGGCCTGCATGATCAGGTTCGAGATCACGCGGCCATCCTTCGGATCGAGTCTCGGCCCATAGGTATTGAATATGCGCACCAGGTGGGTATTCACCTTGTAATAACGGTGATACGCCATCACCATGGCTTCGGAGAACCGCTTGGCTTCGTCGTAAACCGAACGCGGTCCAATCGGGTTGACGTTACCCCAATACTCTTCCGTCTGGGGATGCTCCTTCGGATCGCCGTAGCACTCCGAAGTCGAGGCGTGGAGATAGCCAGCCTGGTAACGGCGAGCTATCTGGAGCGTCTGCTCCGTGCCCACCGATCCCACGCGAAGTGTCTCCACTCCCAGTTTCATATATCCCGGGGGGCTCGCAGGCGATGCCATGTTGAAGACGAAATCCACCGCGCCATAGTCGAACGGCTCGCAGATATCGTGCTCTTCAAACGAAAACATCGACTCTTTCGACAGGTGGGCTATGTTCTTCAGCCTACCTGTCGAAAGATTGTCTACTGCGATAACACGAGATCCACGCTGCAGAAGAGCGTCGCATAAATGAGATCCCAGAAAACCAGCTCCGCCTGTTACAAGTACAGTCTTCCAATGCATTCTCTGCGCCCCTGAATATTCGTTCGTAAATCGTTTGAGGCTTTTAGACAGTTTGCAATTTTTGCACTGAAGCCTTTGGGGTACGCACTGGACGAGCAACAGAACGGCCTACGCTGAAGTAAGAGAATCCGTGCTTCGTCACCTTCGAGGGCTTATAGAGATTGCGGCCGTCGATCAGAATCGGGAACTGCAGAAGCAATCTCATCCGATCCAGGTCCAGGTCGGCAAACTCTTTCCAATCCGTGAGGATCAGTAGAGCGTCCGCGCCTTCCGCAGCGTCATAGGCGTCCGAAGCATAACGGAGCTTGTCCGAAGCCGGAAGAATTTCCTTCGTGCGATCGATTGCCGCTGGATCATAGGCCGTAATGCTGCAACCCTCGGCAAGAAACAGACGAATCAGATCAATCGCTGGAGACTCGCGAATGTCATCCGTGTCGCCTTTGAAGGACAGACCGAGAACAGCCAGTTTCTTCCCACGCAAAGTCCAAAGCGCAGAACGAACCTTTTCGAAAAAGCGTTTCTGCTGTCCGCGGTTGATCTTCTCCACTTCGCTGAGCAGGCCGAAGTCCAGACCGAACTGCTCGGCTACCGAACGAAACGCGGCAACGTCCTTAGGGAAGCACGATCCGCCATATCCGATGCCAGGACTCAGGAATCGATTGCCGATGCGCTCATCCAGACCCATACCCTGTGCCACCTGGACCACATCTGCTTCTGCCGCCTCACAGAGGTTTGCAACCGCATTGATGAACGAAATTTTCAGCGCCAGAAACGCATTGGAAGCATGCTTGATGATCTCGGCGCTTTTGGTCGAAGTGTGGAGAAGCGGGGGAAGGTTCTCGGCATTGAAGCGGCCTGGAAGCGCGTCCGCACGCTTGTAGTAATCGCCTTTGGTGAGGGGCGCATAGATCGCGTCTAGCAACTCGGCCGCGCGCTCATGATCGGAACCGACAACAATGCGGTCTGGGTGAAGAAAGTCGGAAATTGCCGTGCCTTCACGCAGGAACTCGGGGTTGGAGACGACGTCGAAGGTATCGTGCTCCACGCCATGACGCTCCATGGTCCGTCGGATCCACTCGTTCGTGTACACAGGAACGGTGCTCTTCTCAACCAGCACCTTGTATCCATTGATCGAACGTGCGACCTCGGAAGCAACGGCTTCGATGTACGAGAGATCCGCGTGGCCCGTATCGCTCTGCGGTGTACCTACTGCGATAAAAATTACTTCGCTGGCCTGCACCGCCGCGGCGAGATCCGTCGTGAAGCTGATCTTATGGCCGTTGTGCTTTGCGAGCAGCTCGGGGAGATGCTCTTCATGAATAATGGAGATGCCGTTGCTCAGAGCTTCTGTCTTCCGAGAGTCATTATCGATGCAGATAACTTCGTGTCCGATCTCGGCAAAACAAACCGCGGCTACGAGACCTACGTAACCGGAGCCAACCACTGCAATCTTTACGCTACGCGCCATGTATTCACTTCCTCCTCGGGACTTGCAAATGATGTCCGTCAATAGAATTGTAGCCGAGTCAAAAGCCATTGATTGCGACAATGAGCGCTAACGGCCTACATTTCCTCGTAGTATACTTCCGCTCGCCTACGCAAAATAAAATCGCGTTTACATGGAATAAAACACTTGCAGCGGCCTCTGCAAAGATCAGTGCACTCACGGCAATACAGCAGTCATCCCGAGCGATAAGCAGAAGAAAAAATAGATATCGGACAGGCCGCGTGGTGACAAAGGTTTTTTCTTCACGGCCGTATCGCTCACGCTTTGCGTTTGTATCTTCCTCTCGCTCGTCCCAGAACGTGTCGACAAAACGCTGCGTACAGTCACAGAAATTATGTGCACCACTACACTAAGTTGCTTTGGAATAATTCCGAAGATACAACTGGGTTGGCCTAATACTCATCTCAGGCCCTCGCAAGGTACGCCCTCAGTTCTCTGGCACTTCCCCACTTCGCTCCATGCCGTTATCAAAAATCATCCAGATCATCAGCGCAACCTTCCTCCGCAGGCGAGACCACAATCGCATGCAACTTGGTTTCCGCCTTGCGGAGAACAAGTCTTCTCCTTTGTTCCGATGCTCTCATTATGGTCTTTGTGCTCACCACAATCCCGACGCGCAGCAGTAAAGATCACTCCTAAGTAACGCTCCGCAGCACTTCTCTGAAAGGGCATGCGCTTGCGCGGGATATCCTATCCCAACGACTGCCATAACGTGTCGGCTTCACCGCCAGGCTGTCACCCGAACTTGGGACCTTGCAGAGGAGATTGCGGTTTGCTTACACAGAAGACTTCCAGAACCACCGGGCCAGGGACCGAAGAATGAGGATTCTCCACATCATCGCCACGCTGGATCCTGCAGCGGGTGGCCCTGTGCAATCCGTTCGCACCCTGATGAGCTATACCTCGATCGGCTATATCGGAGAAGTCGTCACGTTCGATCGTCCTGATTCCCCCTTTCTCAAAGATCTGAAGTTCCCGGTGCATCCTCTTGGCGCGGAGGGAGCGACGTATGGCTATACCCCGAAGCTCATTCCCTGGCTCAAAGCCAACCAGCGGCGCTTTGATGGAATCGTTGTCAATGGTCTGTGGCAGTTCTGTGGCTTGGGTGCCAGGCTCTCTGCCAAAGGCATAAAGCCTTATCTCGTTTTCAGTCACGGCATGCTCGACCCATACTTCAAAAAGACCTTCCCACTCAAGCATTTCAAGAAGGCCATTTACTGGTACCTCGCGGAATATTGGGTACTTAAGGGCGCATACCGCGTCCTGTTTACCACCGCTCAGGAGGAGAAGCTGGCCCGGCAGAGCTTTGCGCTCAACGACTGGACTTCGCAGGTGGTTCCCTATGGTTCAGGCGGACCTCCCTGCACAGCGGAAGAATGCCTCCCCAGCTTCTTTGAACAAATGCCTGCCATGCAGGGCAAACGCTTCCTGGTCTATCTCGGTCGCATTCATCGAAAGAAGGGTGTCGATCTTCTCGTCGAAGCCTTTGCGCGGAAGGCGCATCTCGATCCCGCTCTGGAACTTGTGATCGGCGGCCCCGATCAGCAGGGATGGGCGACAGATCTACAAAAGATAGCTGAAACAGCGGGTGTCTCCGATCGTATCCATTGGCCCGGCATGCTGGAGGGCCGCTCTAAATGGGGCGCACTTTATGCAGCTGAAGCCTTCATTCTTCCCTCACATCAGGAAAACTTCGGCATAGCCGTTGCCGAGGCCCTCTCCTGCAGTCTTCCAGTTCTGGTCTCAGATCAGGTCAACATCGCGCCCGAAGTCGTCTCAGATGGCATCGGCTTGATGGAGCCGGACACGCTCGAAGGCACCGAAGACCTCATTGAGCGTTGGATCAAGGTCTCTCCGGAAGAGCGTAAGGGGATGCGGACACGCGCCCTGCAGTCCTTTCATACACGGTACGATTCGCAGGAAACTGCCAAGACCGTCATAGCCCTTTTTGAACAAGCGCAGCAACGCTAGACCAAGACTCCACCGAAGGGACAGATTGATGGCGAAGACCCCGCAATATCATGCAGCAAACCATATCGACACGGCCTCTGATGCTGACCCTTACCTCAGTCCGGCGTTCACACTGCAGAATCGCATCGGTCGTGTCCTGTGGGCCGCGTGCTGGCTTCTGCTTTATCGGCCTTCTCCCCGGCCTCTGCACGCATGGCGCAGCCTTCTGCTTCGGATCTTTGGAGCCACCATGGGTCCGAACTGCCACTTCTATCCCGGTTCGCGCGTCTGGGCGCCCTGGAATCTCATCTGCGCCGATCAGGTGACCGCTGCCAACGGCGCTGAGATCTACAACCCCGTCCCCATGCACTTCGGGTCACACGCCATCCTCTCTCAGGATGCGTACCTTTGCGGTGCGACGCACGACTATGATGATCCCGCCTTCCCGCTGATCGCCTTCTCCATGACCGTCGGAGCCTACGCCTGGATCTGCGCGCGTGCCTCCGTAGGCCCCGGTGTCCAGGTAGGAGAAGGTGCCGTACTTGGGTTGGGAGCCGTCGCCACGCGCAGCTTAGATCCCTGGACCATATATGGCGGTTCGCCCGCCGCGCGGATCAAGCAGCGCGTTCAGACTCATCCCAGCGAAACCTCCAGCAACATCGCCGACGCACCGGAGGCGTAAGTACTTCTTCACACTGTGGAAAGACCACCAAAATCTTCGTGCTTACGGCACGAAGATTCGCGCCGGAGCTAAAGAGCTTCCGGCGCGATTCAGATTTCCTAAAAAGCTATTAGCTGCGAAGTTTGGCGAGCAAATCGGTCGGATGTACCGGCTTGGCCAGGATCTCGAACTCGTGGCCCTGCGCGCGCGCCTTCTCCAGAAGGTCAGCGGTTGCGGCCTGTCCGGAAAACAGAAGGATCTTGCACTTCGGGAGACGGTTGCGAATCTCGATCGCCGCTTCAATCCCTGTCATACCCGTCATGATGACGTCGGAGATGAGCATATTTGGCTGAAATGATTCAACCGTTTCAATGGCGCTTTCGCCTGAGTACACGGCCCGCGCGTCAAAACCGGCCTGGTTCAAAATGATCGCGAGTGTATTCGCAATTACCTGTTCGTCATCGGCGACCAGGACTCGCGGTTTGGAGGAATTCGTTTCGATATCTGACATATTTCTTTGACCCACTCCAACTATATATGACAAAGCAGTTTACAGTCTCTGGACAACCGGTCTCTGCGGACCCTTGGGAGATGATACGCTGGGCGCAGTCTATCAGTAACCGGGCCCACTTTTGGATTCTGCCTTAGTCTCTTCAGGCATCACCACACGTTAAAGAAACATCGACCTTATGAAGCCAGCGATCATTCGAGCCGAGCGCGTGGAAAAGTACTACGCGCAGCCCAGCGAGAACCGAATTCAGGTAATTTCGCCCACCGATCTGTCCATTGCAGAAGGCGAAATCGTCGCGCTTCTCGGCCCATCCGGCTCGGGCAAATCTACTCTTCTGCGCATGCTCACCGGTCTTTCGGTTCCCTCCGCAGGAAAGGTCTTCTGGCACGAAAAGCCCATCGCTGAGACAGAGATCAATGTCTCCATCGTGTTTCAGAACTTTGCTCTCTTTCCCTGGCTCACTGTTCTTGAGAACGTGGAAGCTCCGCTGAAGGCACGTGGCCTGGATCCGATCGAACGTCGCCGACGCTCCAAGCACATGCTCGACGCCGTCGGTCTCGATGGATTTCAAGCTGCATATCCAAAGGAACTTTCCGGTGGCATGCGCCAGCGTGTGGGCTTTGCCCGCGCCCTGGTCGTAGAGCCGGAAGTACTCTTCATGGACGAACCCTTCTCCGCTCTTGACGTGCTCACTGCGGAGAATCTGCGCTCGGAGCTTCTCGAACTCTGGCACAAGAAGACGATCCCCACGAAGTCCATCTTCCTCGTCACGCACAACATCGAAGAGGCCGTGCAGCTCGCAGACCGCATCATCGTCCTTGGCCGCAATCCTGGTCATGTCCGCACAGACTTCCGAGTCAATCTGCAGCATCCTCGCGATCGCAAGGCCCACGCCTTCCTCGACCTGGTCGATTACATCTACAAGGTACTCACACAGCCTGAGACGCAGCCGCCCGCCCTTCCGCGCACAGCCGACGGCAAACGCGTGCGCGATCAGCGCCTTATGAGCTACCAGATGTTGCCGCACGCACG
This genomic stretch from Terriglobus saanensis SP1PR4 harbors:
- a CDS encoding UDP-glucuronic acid decarboxylase family protein, with the translated sequence MHWKTVLVTGGAGFLGSHLCDALLQRGSRVIAVDNLSTGRLKNIAHLSKESMFSFEEHDICEPFDYGAVDFVFNMASPASPPGYMKLGVETLRVGSVGTEQTLQIARRYQAGYLHASTSECYGDPKEHPQTEEYWGNVNPIGPRSVYDEAKRFSEAMVMAYHRYYKVNTHLVRIFNTYGPRLDPKDGRVISNLIMQALAGEDLTIYGDGSQTRSFCYVSDLIAGILALAETSEATPVNIGNPDEFTILSAAEIVKELTGSKSKIGFAPLPEDDPKQRQPDISKAGRLFGWKPKVALREGLGLTIPYFQQIEL
- a CDS encoding UDP-glucose dehydrogenase family protein, whose protein sequence is MARSVKIAVVGSGYVGLVAAVCFAEIGHEVICIDNDSRKTEALSNGISIIHEEHLPELLAKHNGHKISFTTDLAAAVQASEVIFIAVGTPQSDTGHADLSYIEAVASEVARSINGYKVLVEKSTVPVYTNEWIRRTMERHGVEHDTFDVVSNPEFLREGTAISDFLHPDRIVVGSDHERAAELLDAIYAPLTKGDYYKRADALPGRFNAENLPPLLHTSTKSAEIIKHASNAFLALKISFINAVANLCEAAEADVVQVAQGMGLDERIGNRFLSPGIGYGGSCFPKDVAAFRSVAEQFGLDFGLLSEVEKINRGQQKRFFEKVRSALWTLRGKKLAVLGLSFKGDTDDIRESPAIDLIRLFLAEGCSITAYDPAAIDRTKEILPASDKLRYASDAYDAAEGADALLILTDWKEFADLDLDRMRLLLQFPILIDGRNLYKPSKVTKHGFSYFSVGRSVARPVRTPKASVQKLQTV
- a CDS encoding glycosyltransferase; protein product: MRILHIIATLDPAAGGPVQSVRTLMSYTSIGYIGEVVTFDRPDSPFLKDLKFPVHPLGAEGATYGYTPKLIPWLKANQRRFDGIVVNGLWQFCGLGARLSAKGIKPYLVFSHGMLDPYFKKTFPLKHFKKAIYWYLAEYWVLKGAYRVLFTTAQEEKLARQSFALNDWTSQVVPYGSGGPPCTAEECLPSFFEQMPAMQGKRFLVYLGRIHRKKGVDLLVEAFARKAHLDPALELVIGGPDQQGWATDLQKIAETAGVSDRIHWPGMLEGRSKWGALYAAEAFILPSHQENFGIAVAEALSCSLPVLVSDQVNIAPEVVSDGIGLMEPDTLEGTEDLIERWIKVSPEERKGMRTRALQSFHTRYDSQETAKTVIALFEQAQQR
- a CDS encoding acetyltransferase, producing MAKTPQYHAANHIDTASDADPYLSPAFTLQNRIGRVLWAACWLLLYRPSPRPLHAWRSLLLRIFGATMGPNCHFYPGSRVWAPWNLICADQVTAANGAEIYNPVPMHFGSHAILSQDAYLCGATHDYDDPAFPLIAFSMTVGAYAWICARASVGPGVQVGEGAVLGLGAVATRSLDPWTIYGGSPAARIKQRVQTHPSETSSNIADAPEA
- a CDS encoding response regulator, whose amino-acid sequence is MSDIETNSSKPRVLVADDEQVIANTLAIILNQAGFDARAVYSGESAIETVESFQPNMLISDVIMTGMTGIEAAIEIRNRLPKCKILLFSGQAATADLLEKARAQGHEFEILAKPVHPTDLLAKLRS
- a CDS encoding nitrate/sulfonate/bicarbonate ABC transporter ATP-binding protein; its protein translation is MKPAIIRAERVEKYYAQPSENRIQVISPTDLSIAEGEIVALLGPSGSGKSTLLRMLTGLSVPSAGKVFWHEKPIAETEINVSIVFQNFALFPWLTVLENVEAPLKARGLDPIERRRRSKHMLDAVGLDGFQAAYPKELSGGMRQRVGFARALVVEPEVLFMDEPFSALDVLTAENLRSELLELWHKKTIPTKSIFLVTHNIEEAVQLADRIIVLGRNPGHVRTDFRVNLQHPRDRKAHAFLDLVDYIYKVLTQPETQPPALPRTADGKRVRDQRLMSYQMLPHARPGGIAGLLELLLDHNGKDDIYRLADDLAFEIDDLLPIVDAASLLGFLTVNEGDAALTPIGIEYANAEILRQKDIFREVAVENVLLLRQIVRAIDAKSDHTVPEEFFHDMLDEQFSEEETQRQLETAINWGRFAELFDFDASRRRFTHPEALQMPPDEDEVVA